The region GGCTCATACCGATACGCTGGTACAGCGGCAGCATGGCAGCCACGCAGATCATGTAGGTGGTTGCACCGTCACCGTCAAGGGAGACGACCAGGGCCAGCACCGCGGTGCCGACCGACACTTTCAGCGGGTCGCCCTTGACCATCTTGAGGATCTTGCGCACGGCCGGGTCGAACAGGCCGGAGTCGATCATCAGCGCAAAGTAGAGGATGGC is a window of Dysgonomonas mossii DNA encoding:
- a CDS encoding SLC13 family permease, coding for PMLTFLGFAMVITFMFLIMTKRLSALIALIIVPILFALFGGFAPEIGPMMLAGITKLAPTGVMLMFAILYFALMIDSGLFDPAVRKILKMVKGDPLKVSVGTAVLALVVSLDGDGATTYMICVAAMLPLYQRIGMS